In Eubalaena glacialis isolate mEubGla1 chromosome 3, mEubGla1.1.hap2.+ XY, whole genome shotgun sequence, the following are encoded in one genomic region:
- the ATF3 gene encoding cyclic AMP-dependent transcription factor ATF-3, producing the protein MMLQHPGQVSASEVSASAIVPCLSPPGSLVFEDFANLTPFVKEELRFAIQSKHLCHRMSSALESVTISGRPLEMSVTKAEVAPEEDERKKRRRERNKIAAAKCRNKKKEKTECLQKESEKLESVNAELKAQIEELKNEKQHLIYMLNLHRPTCIVRAQNGRTPEDERNLFIQQIKEGTLQS; encoded by the exons ATGATGCTTCAACACCCAGGCCAGGTCTCTGCCTCGGAAGTCAGTGCCTCTGCCATCGTCCCCTGCCTGTCCCCTCCTGGGTCACTGGTGTTTGAGGATTTTGCTAACCTGACACCCTTTGTCAAGGAAGAGCTGAGGTTCGCCATCCAGAGCAAGCACCTCTGCCACCGGATGTCCTCGGCGCTGGAGTCAGTCACCATCAGCGGCAGACCCCTCGAGATGTCGGTCACCAAAGCCGAG GTAGCCCCTGaagaagatgaaaggaaaaagaggCGACGGGAAAGAAATAAGATTGCAGCTGCCAAGTGCCGAaacaagaagaaggagaagacagagtgcCTGCAGAAA GAGTCAGAGAAGCTGGAGAGCGTGAATGCCGAACTGAAGGCCCAAATTGAGGAGCTCAAGAATGAGAAGCAGCATTTGATATACATGCTCAACCTGCACCGGCCCACATGCATTGTCCGGGCTCAGAACGGGAGGACTCCAGAAGATGAGAGAAACCTTTTTATCCAACAGATAAAAGAGGGAACACTGCAGAGCTAA
- the GARIN4 gene encoding Golgi-associated RAB2 interactor protein 4 — MSGDSLLPYHTAQSSTGVGLFNTTMGKLQQQLHKGEYDIFRYAPIFESDFIQITKRGDVIDVHNCVCMVTMGIASSSPVLPLPDIMLLARWATGCEEHAERSQATKGKSHKAAKTLELTRLLPLKFVRISAHDREKQQLRVKFATGRSCYLQLCPPLDAQEDLFAYWEKLIYLLRPPVDSHSSTYAIPAGDMIGMPVFEEEDGRSPAGEDFQGEWDQDQVSIRSLHMRSEVAGATSAAFAGGEGIQLDSHKPGTVPDVATAKATPTVLDKESALGETTKVETAWVAGGTAAGALSVAVIKSPAPEEQSTATAATASDGPGGSKTNIATGGTAGTSLRSRKTALAGAADNSQYASSMSTSLSPEAGRTAVGAEPTSETVRGRADKEDEGTLISTLPQEGQVSEQDGSSQSVSQARKGRRESREHCEEERALRSPSLCSSVESHHKAAGNKIIQKAAGRCSGGRRATRDDQKEKVHGSPGGSEQGTAHKGVSRAPITNEPRTSHKPGRSLSTASSGSATKRLSRISSFLRNIRATLTRKTVASSRDKGVSIPAKAVEGTRMEAIIETAESGQGLEITGGVTSEAMEPVTVEAHQ, encoded by the coding sequence ATGAGTGGGGACTCTCTGCTCCCGTATCACACGGCCCAGAGCAGCACCGGGGTGGGCCTGTTCAACACCACCATGGGGAAGCTGCAGCAGCAACTGCACAAGGGCGAATACGACATATTCAGGTACGCACCAATATTCGAGAGCGACTTTATCCAGATCACGAAGAGGGGAGACGTGATTGACGTGCACAACTGCGTCTGCATGGTGACCATGGGCATCGCATCCAGCAGCCCCGTCCTCCCACTCCCAGACATCATGCTGCTGGCCCGATGGGCCACCGGCTGTGAAGAGCACGCTGAGCGCAGCCAGGCCACCAAGGGCAAGAGCCACAAGGCTGCAAAGACCTTAGAGCTCACCAGGCTCCTTCCCTTGAAGTTCGTGAGGATCTCCGCTCACGATCGTGAGAAACAACAGCTGCGCGTGAAGTTTGCCACTGGCCGCTCCTGCTACCTGCAGCTGTGTCCCCCTCTGGACGCGCAGGAAGACCTCTTTGCCTACTGGGAAAAGCTGATTTACCTCCTGCGACCACCAGTGGACAGTCACAGCAGCACCTATGCCATTCCAGCCGGGGACATGATCGGCATGCCTGTGTTCGAGGAGGAGGACGGGCGGAGCCCGGCAGGGGAGGATTTCCAAGGAGAGTGGGATCAGGACCAGGTCAGCATCAGGAGCCTCCACATGCGCTCTGAGGTGGCCGGGGCCACGTCTGCAGCGTttgctgggggggaggggatCCAACTGGACTCCCACAAGCCCGGTACCGTGCCCGATGTGGCCACTGCAAAAGCAACACCTACGGTGCTTGACAAAGAGTCAGCATTGGGGGAAACGACAAAGGTGGAGACAGCGTGGGTGGCAGGAGGCACCGCAGCGGGTGCTTTGAGCGTGGCAGTGATCAAGTCTCCTGCCCCTGAAGAGCAGAGCACGGCCACGGCGGCCACAGCCAGCGACGGTCCAGGAGGAAGCAAAACCAACATAGCCACTGGGGGCACTGCCGGAACATCCCTGAGGAGCAGGAAAACGGCCCTGGCAGGTGCTGCGGACAATTCACAGTATGCTTCCAGCATGTCCACCAGCCTCTCCCCAGAGGCCGGCAGGACTGCGGTCGGAGCAGAACCTACCAGCGAGACTGTCAGAGGAAGAGCCGACAAGGAGGACGAGGGGACCCTCATCTCaaccttgccacaggaaggccaAGTGAGTGAACAGGATGGCAGCTCACAGAGCGTGTCCCAGGCCcgcaagggaagaagggagagcagGGAGCACTGTGAAGAGGAGAGAGCTCTTAGGAGCCCCTCGCTCTGCAGTTCAGTGGAAAGCCACCACAAGGCAGCGGGGAACAAGATAATCCAAAAAGCAGCTGGCCGGTGCTCAGGTGGCCGTAGAGCCACTAGAGACGACCAGAAGGAGAAAGTCCACGGCAGCCCGGGGGGCAGCGAGCAGGGCACTGCTCACAAAGGCGTCAGCCGTGCTCCCATCACCAACGAGCCCAGGACCTCGCACAAACCGGGCAGGAGCTTATCTACAGCGAGTTCAGGTTCTGCCACCAAGAGACTCAGCAGGATCAGCTCCTTCTTGAGGAATATCAGAGCCACTCTTACTAGAAAGACAGTGGCCTCATCACGCGATAAAGGTGTGAGCATCCCGGCGAAGGCAGTGGAAGGCACCCGAATGGAGGCCATCATAGAGACAGCAGAGAGTGGCCAGGGGCTGGAAATCACTGGTGGTGTGACATCTGAGGCCATGGAGCCAGTGACCGTTGAAGCCCATCAATAG